A single Ketogulonicigenium vulgare WSH-001 DNA region contains:
- the ybeY gene encoding rRNA maturation RNase YbeY → MNVDCLIEETRWHAVDLDALAVKAAAGVAARLQLPADLEISLLACNDARIAELNADFRGKPKPTNVLSWPSEERGARTAGDMPMLPQAGDDPEIGDIAIAFETCAREADEGGKALDVHVTHLLVHGCLHLLGFDHERDEDAALMEGLETEILGKMGIADPYSDHN, encoded by the coding sequence ATGAACGTCGATTGCCTGATCGAGGAAACGCGTTGGCATGCCGTCGATCTGGATGCTTTGGCGGTCAAGGCGGCGGCGGGCGTTGCCGCCCGCCTGCAACTGCCGGCGGATCTAGAGATCAGCCTGCTCGCGTGCAACGACGCGCGCATCGCAGAACTCAACGCCGATTTTCGCGGCAAGCCAAAGCCCACGAATGTGCTCTCTTGGCCGTCCGAGGAACGCGGCGCGCGCACCGCCGGCGATATGCCGATGCTGCCGCAAGCGGGCGATGACCCCGAGATCGGCGATATCGCCATCGCCTTTGAAACCTGCGCCCGCGAGGCGGATGAGGGCGGCAAAGCGCTGGATGTGCATGTGACGCATCTTTTGGTGCATGGCTGCCTGCATTTGCTGGGATTTGATCACGAACGCGACGAAGATGCTGCGCTGATGGAAGGTCTGGAAACAGAAATCCTTGGCAAAATGGGCATCGCTGACCCATATTCGGATCACAACTAA
- a CDS encoding PhoH family protein, whose protein sequence is MSLTPQPPGPHQPDTGETILEFPDNYLLIDLCGQHDRHLALIEDRLSVQILRRGNQLSVVGEPDDRTRACDVLEALYQRLEAGKGLETADIDREIRMGSPAQPEVQRDAPAAPLGGPRPSLDAPVEIRTRRKTVEPRTEAQKTYVRNLMDNELAFGIGPAGTGKTYLAVAVGVSMFLGGHVDRIILSRPAVEAGERLGFLPGDAKEKIDPYMQPLYDALNDFLPGKQVQKMMEEKVIEIAPLAFMRGRTLSNAFVVLDEAQNATSMQMKMFLTRLGEGSRMVITGDRTQVDLPRGVTSGLSEAERLLKGIKRISFNYFTAQDVVRHPLVARIIAAYEADDERNAAR, encoded by the coding sequence TTGTCACTGACGCCGCAGCCGCCCGGGCCGCATCAGCCCGATACGGGCGAGACGATCCTTGAATTCCCTGACAACTATCTGCTTATCGACCTGTGCGGTCAGCATGACCGCCATCTGGCCCTGATCGAAGATCGCCTGTCGGTGCAGATCCTGCGCCGCGGCAATCAGCTGTCGGTCGTGGGCGAGCCTGATGACCGCACCCGCGCTTGCGACGTCCTTGAGGCGCTGTACCAGCGGCTTGAGGCGGGTAAGGGTCTGGAAACCGCCGACATTGATCGCGAGATCCGCATGGGCAGCCCCGCCCAGCCCGAAGTGCAGCGCGATGCGCCTGCAGCGCCCCTTGGCGGCCCGCGTCCCTCGCTTGATGCGCCGGTCGAGATCCGCACCCGCCGCAAAACGGTCGAGCCGCGCACCGAGGCGCAAAAGACCTATGTCCGCAATCTGATGGACAACGAGTTGGCCTTTGGCATCGGCCCTGCGGGCACCGGCAAGACCTATCTGGCGGTTGCCGTTGGCGTGTCGATGTTCCTTGGCGGCCATGTCGACCGCATCATCCTGTCGCGCCCCGCTGTCGAGGCGGGCGAGCGTCTGGGCTTTTTGCCGGGCGACGCCAAGGAAAAGATCGACCCCTATATGCAGCCGCTTTATGACGCGCTGAACGACTTCCTGCCCGGCAAGCAGGTGCAAAAGATGATGGAGGAAAAGGTGATCGAGATCGCGCCTTTGGCCTTCATGCGCGGACGCACCTTGTCGAATGCTTTTGTCGTGCTGGACGAGGCGCAAAACGCCACATCCATGCAGATGAAGATGTTCCTGACCCGTCTGGGCGAGGGGTCGCGCATGGTGATCACGGGCGACCGCACGCAGGTCGACCTGCCGCGCGGCGTGACCTCGGGCCTCTCCGAGGCCGAGCGTCTGCTGAAGGGCATCAAGCGGATCAGCTTTAACTATTTCACCGCGCAGGATGTGGTGCGTCACCCGCTGGTGGCGCGGATCATCGCCGCCTATGAGGCGGATGACGAAAGGAATGCCGCGCGATGA